GAGCTTTTCGCCGATCGCCAGCATCAGCTCGTCTTCGCCCAAGTCGAGCTTGTCGAGGCCTATCTGCGGGCTGAAGTGGTTGGCCCTGGAAAAGCGTCCCGGCGCCCGCAGGCGCTGCTGCAAGGCCGGGTAGCGCGGCACCACGTCGTTCAAGAACTGGGGCGGCACGGCGTAGACGAACATCGCCCCCGGCAGGTCGCCCTGGCAGCGGTCGATGACCTCGCGCAGGTTGTCGGTCGCCAATTTTTCGGCCTTGCCGCCGATGCTGGCCATGCGGTCCACCTCGTCGAAGAGCAGGAGCAGGCCGCTGTAGGAGAGCGCGCGGATCACTTGGGCCAGCGAGCGCAGCATGCGAAAGGCGTTGGTTCGGGTGATCTTGCCCGTCACGCCCACCTCGCGCAAGACCTTGGTGTCGTCGGGGGTGGTGTCCTCGGCGAGCAGCCAGCGCGACAGCGCCTCTAAGCGCTCCTCCTGAGCGCGAATCAGCGCCTCGAGGTAGGCCAAGATGGCCGCCTTGTAGGCCGGGCCGTCGATGCTGGTGGCCTCGAGCGTGTCGATGAGCCCCCGGTAGTTGGGATGAGCGGCCGTCTCGAGGCTCAAGACGTCGCCGACGACGCGCTGCAGCGTCCCCTCCAGAAAGCGGGGCAGGCCGAGCTCGTCGCTGGCGTGCTCGTCCTCCTCGTGCCAGATGAGGTTGCGAGCCACCGCGCCGTAGACGAGCCGCTGGTCGTTGTAGGGCGTCTCGACCGGGCTCAGGTCCACCTTGACCACGGCGAAGCCGCGCGCCCAGGCGGCGTCGCGCAGGCAGTAGAGAAAGTGCGACTTGCCGCTGCCGTAGTCGCCCACCACCATCTTGAAGGCCGCCCCGCCGTCTTGCAGGTAAGACGACAGGTAAAACGCGTCCAAGGCCTCGATAAGCGAGCGGTTGCCGACGTTGAAGTGCTGCACGCCTCTGGCGGGCGGCGTGCCCGAAGCGCCGAGCGTCTCGACGATGTGGCGGGCGAGGGGCTGGGAGAGGGTCATAGCACAGGAGCCAGGAGACAGCCGTCAGAATTCACAAGGTCTTCTCCTGAGCCCTGAGCTCTGACTTCTGGATTCTTTGGGAAAGGCCGCAACACTAGGCCTCCTCGAAGGTGATGTCCGCATAGTACTCGCCTCCCAGCGGCCCGCTCGGCACCCAGACGCTGCGACTGGGCTGGTCGGCCTGGCTCTTGGTGGCGGTGCCCAGGCGCAGGCGGTAGGCCTTGCCGTCCGCGCTGAGGGTGGGTGAAGGCTGCACCAGGACCAGATCGCGCACGAACAGGGGGCGCGGGTAGTCCCTGAAGGTGCTCCGCGAGGGCGCGTTCCAGAAGCGAGCCGACTGCCGGTTTAGGGTCAGCTTGCTGTAGGTCTCAACCAGGTTGAGGCGGTTGCCGAGGGGCTTGCGGGCGCGGCTGGCGAGTTCGCCCTCCCAGGTCTTGTAGAGCTCGCCCAGAAACGCCGCCGGCTCGGTGTCGCGCTCGAGGATGAGCTTGCGCTGCCCCTCGTAGGCCTTTATGATGGTAGAGATCGAGAGCGGCAGCGGGCGGGTCAAGGCCTCCTTGCCGTAGAACCACTGGGCCTTGCGCGCGGCGATGTCGATGTGCAAGACCAATTCGCCCACCACCAAGGTCGGCGGACGCCCCTCCACCGCCATGCCCCGCCGCTCGAAGCTCTCTTTCAGGTCTTTGGCGAACTCGAAGGAGAGGGCGTCAAGGGCCTTTTCCGTTTCCGCCTGAAAGCTCCGGGCCGCGCCCTGAAGCCGCGCGTCGTCCACGCCTGCGGTAGCCTGTTGCAGCTTGACGAGCGCCTTTTGCATAGGCAGGGCGTCGGGTTTGTCGTCAGCCGCCAGCCTGATCGCCCCCTTGAGGGCGCCGGTGGCGTCGCGCAAGGCCTTGAATTGGGGCTCCAGGGCCTGCTGAGCACTTTGCAAGTCTCTTAACAGCTCTTCGTTCACAGTTGACGAGCCTCCTCCGGATGGGTCGGTGTCTGCTGCTACACGACCTCATGGGGTCGCAATACTAAGCTCCAGTCTATCGCCGCGTGGCGAATAAGACAAGAAAGGCGGCCCAGCATGTCTATCACCTCATTGACTTGCCCCGCCGGGGAGGTGTATTCTCTTACTCCGACGAGGCTCGGGCGGTTAGCTCAGCGGGAGAGCACTCGCTTCACACGCGAGGGGTCGTAGGTTCAAATCCTATACCGCCCACCACGACAG
The Deinococcota bacterium genome window above contains:
- a CDS encoding ATP-binding protein; amino-acid sequence: MTLSQPLARHIVETLGASGTPPARGVQHFNVGNRSLIEALDAFYLSSYLQDGGAAFKMVVGDYGSGKSHFLYCLRDAAWARGFAVVKVDLSPVETPYNDQRLVYGAVARNLIWHEEDEHASDELGLPRFLEGTLQRVVGDVLSLETAAHPNYRGLIDTLEATSIDGPAYKAAILAYLEALIRAQEERLEALSRWLLAEDTTPDDTKVLREVGVTGKITRTNAFRMLRSLAQVIRALSYSGLLLLFDEVDRMASIGGKAEKLATDNLREVIDRCQGDLPGAMFVYAVPPQFLNDVVPRYPALQQRLRAPGRFSRANHFSPQIGLDKLDLGEDELMLAIGEKLLSIYEMAFGVSLDPKLQHANAAILANVARDVFLDVSHRRLFVKAFVTELSRQHAGGERLLSEEEAVGLLRGQVDELHSGETPPY